A single genomic interval of Sulfurovum sp. TSL6 harbors:
- the trpA gene encoding tryptophan synthase subunit alpha has translation MKNLVAYITTGFPSLEFTVDAALALAEAGVDTLELGMPFSDPVADGPVIEKANLKALENGFKLDHLFEVSAKITPHIDTLWMGYFNPFYHKGLETFITEANKAGVNGFIIPDLPLEEAKPYKPAIEAAGLALIDFIAPTDSKARIEQIVTDAKKFIYLVAYAGITGSGQSEDLQPIITDIKAFTDTPVYVGFGVNEHTAKEKAKGVDGVIVGSAFVKVLLDEHLSNSQKITKISAIAREIKEKINS, from the coding sequence TTGAAAAATTTAGTTGCCTATATTACCACCGGTTTCCCTTCATTGGAGTTTACCGTTGATGCCGCTTTGGCTTTAGCAGAAGCAGGTGTTGATACCCTTGAACTGGGTATGCCTTTTTCAGATCCTGTTGCAGATGGTCCCGTCATCGAAAAGGCCAACCTGAAAGCCTTGGAAAACGGTTTTAAACTTGACCATCTGTTTGAAGTGTCCGCGAAGATAACTCCCCATATAGATACTTTATGGATGGGATACTTCAATCCTTTTTACCACAAAGGATTGGAGACTTTCATCACTGAAGCAAACAAAGCCGGTGTAAACGGTTTCATCATTCCGGATCTTCCTTTAGAAGAAGCAAAGCCCTATAAACCAGCCATAGAAGCTGCGGGGTTGGCCCTTATAGATTTCATTGCGCCTACAGACTCCAAAGCACGTATCGAGCAGATAGTGACTGATGCAAAAAAATTCATCTACCTTGTAGCGTATGCAGGTATTACCGGTTCTGGACAAAGTGAAGATCTACAACCGATCATCACAGATATCAAAGCGTTTACAGATACACCAGTCTATGTAGGTTTCGGGGTAAATGAACATACTGCCAAAGAGAAAGCCAAAGGTGTAGATGGGGTTATCGTAGGTTCTGCTTTTGTCAAGGTCCTATTGGATGAGCATTTGAGTAATAGTCAAAAGATCACGAAGATCTCTGCTATTGCCAGAGAAATAAAAGAAAAAATAAATAGCTAA
- the lgt gene encoding prolipoprotein diacylglyceryl transferase: MEHFIWNVNPNILQLGPLQLRWYGLLFVGSFFLGLMILTKIYKREGKDPAVLDSMLIYIMVGAVLGSRLVHCFFYEPDFYLSHPLEILKVWKGGLASHGGLAGVLIALYLFSKRYHTPYMWLLSRVAIPGALTAAFVRFGNLFNSEILGLPSDKPWAIIFARVDMVPRHPVQLYEAFSYLIILGLLIAIYRKVTPAFATKILPGVFLVAVFTARFFLEYTKTRQAAYTTDLPFTTGQMLSIPYIILGILWIIWAFKSTSKDKKHDKASHS; the protein is encoded by the coding sequence ATGGAACATTTTATCTGGAACGTCAATCCCAATATATTGCAATTAGGTCCTTTGCAGCTTCGTTGGTACGGTCTGCTCTTTGTGGGTTCATTTTTTCTTGGGCTCATGATCCTCACCAAGATATATAAACGTGAAGGCAAAGATCCGGCTGTGCTTGACAGTATGCTCATCTATATCATGGTAGGTGCGGTACTGGGTTCACGTTTGGTCCATTGTTTCTTCTATGAACCGGACTTTTATCTTTCTCATCCCCTGGAAATCCTCAAAGTATGGAAAGGCGGACTTGCAAGTCATGGAGGACTTGCGGGTGTACTGATCGCGCTTTATCTCTTTTCAAAACGTTACCATACACCCTACATGTGGTTACTTTCACGTGTAGCCATCCCTGGTGCGCTTACTGCGGCCTTTGTACGTTTTGGTAACCTTTTCAATTCTGAAATACTGGGACTTCCGAGTGATAAACCCTGGGCCATTATCTTTGCACGTGTAGATATGGTCCCTAGACACCCGGTACAACTTTATGAAGCATTTTCCTACCTCATCATCTTAGGACTTTTAATTGCTATCTACCGAAAAGTAACACCTGCTTTTGCAACCAAAATACTCCCTGGTGTCTTTTTGGTCGCAGTCTTTACTGCGCGTTTCTTTTTGGAATATACCAAAACCAGGCAGGCAGCCTACACAACAGATCTTCCTTTTACTACAGGACAGATGTTAAGCATACCTTATATAATATTGGGTATCTTATGGATCATATGGGCATTTAAAAGTACGTCTAAGGATAAAAAACATGACAAAGCCTCTCATAGCTAA